Proteins co-encoded in one Lentimicrobium sp. L6 genomic window:
- a CDS encoding T9SS type A sorting domain-containing protein: protein MKNIYFFTFIIISLFVFNVNSSKAQIYEPEGLNMPGAWNAWANPPVGHLFLGNPNQVDGGLLVKSSNGIARWKTTFHVAESGADLVGGSYEWLFTSGPSTNYFANKWSANTVSINELQNYSYQGADNNQVTLTNNKWYTVVWEDLGYMDSRAIFMETSSEPTAIVSVTEPSDASANEIIDVNFTLQSNPNAEEHYYLQYTTDAWENINIIDANVTGTSGSVSIPGQAESSVVEYNVFSSTVSGITNDGFLYAMEINDNDGADFTYTVGVALPDTIGWANLQWPASGEILPGGDYIVYGQAFIYNVTNQADSLLELKSWVGYSTTDNDPSSWTNWLPAYYLGGVGENDEYSVNLGEVMNTQGTYYYATRFQYEDQEYEYGGYSESGGGFWDGSEYNSGVLTVTNDPTPAEITWANLQWPGSGEIAPTQEFLVYGQAYIEGITDQENPSDDLQVWIGYHTGNTDPSGWTNWVSASYFQAVGNNDEYVLDLGALMNTDGAYYYATRFQYLDQDYVYGGYSEDGGGFWNGTEYVNGELTVNSSSVDEITWANLQWPGAGEIEVETEFLVYGQAYIEGITGQDEPSSDLEVWVGYHDDDTDPSTWTNWIAADYFQAVGDNDEYVLDLGALMDVEGEYYYATRFQYLDQAFVYGGYSEDGGGFWNGTENINGMLTVTEATPDVIGWANLQHPATGEIEPLNEFVVYGQAWIEGVSNQADSLIDLRAWVGYSLDDTEPQTWTNWIPAYYLGASGNNDEYSVDLGSLMTDEGVYYYATRFQYFDQEMVYGGYSATNGGFWDGVDNVSGILTVTNTPTPDTIGWANIQWPPQGEILPEEDFTVYGQAYIDGITSESDSLTELKAWIGISSDDSNPETWSEWIPAYYQGEDGDNDEYSANIGILMDEIGTYYYATRFQYQDQEIVFGGYSEEGGGFWDGASNVNGILTVTETPAPDSIGWANLQWPPDASIEPNSEFIIYGQAYIDGITQSEDSLVELQAWIGYSSDDTAPSSWTTWYPAYYLGNDGNNDEYSGNIGTYISDVGTYYYATRFQYQDQDFVYGGFSDSDGGFWDGINNVNGILTVTEELQAFPVNFNVIDATHLYNNIKLKGEMTAWETQAMTQDGENWSLTLDVFPGTYEWGVLEDDGSSNGIWLVIGDNLVVNVDSEGVVSGDTTYVITFVGTEALELQTQFYPNPVQDLLFIQSNSITPVDYQILNALGSLKASGILESSKSSIDCSSLESGIYFIKLNDSHNQASIKIIKQ from the coding sequence ATGAAAAACATATACTTTTTCACTTTTATCATTATCTCACTTTTTGTTTTTAATGTAAATAGCTCCAAGGCTCAAATATATGAACCTGAAGGCCTAAATATGCCTGGTGCATGGAATGCTTGGGCAAATCCACCAGTAGGTCATCTCTTTTTGGGAAATCCTAATCAAGTAGATGGAGGATTGTTGGTGAAATCCTCTAATGGAATAGCACGATGGAAAACAACTTTCCATGTGGCAGAATCAGGTGCTGATTTAGTAGGAGGAAGCTACGAGTGGCTCTTCACTAGTGGACCAAGTACCAACTATTTTGCCAATAAATGGTCAGCAAATACTGTGTCCATAAATGAGCTTCAGAATTATTCTTATCAAGGTGCTGATAATAATCAAGTGACCTTGACCAACAATAAATGGTATACTGTAGTATGGGAAGATCTAGGCTATATGGATAGTAGAGCTATCTTCATGGAAACCTCCTCTGAACCCACAGCTATTGTTTCAGTGACTGAACCTTCAGATGCTTCAGCCAATGAAATTATTGATGTAAATTTCACTCTACAGTCAAACCCAAATGCCGAAGAACACTATTATCTTCAATATACTACTGATGCTTGGGAAAATATAAATATTATTGATGCTAATGTCACTGGAACCTCTGGTTCTGTGAGTATTCCCGGTCAAGCCGAGAGCTCTGTGGTAGAGTATAATGTTTTTAGTTCAACGGTTTCAGGAATCACTAACGATGGTTTTTTATATGCAATGGAGATAAATGATAATGATGGAGCTGATTTTACATATACTGTAGGTGTTGCACTTCCCGATACCATTGGTTGGGCCAACCTTCAATGGCCGGCAAGTGGTGAAATTCTTCCTGGTGGAGATTATATAGTCTATGGACAAGCTTTCATTTATAATGTAACTAATCAAGCAGATTCTCTTTTAGAATTAAAATCTTGGGTGGGATATAGCACAACAGATAACGACCCTTCTTCTTGGACCAACTGGCTACCTGCCTATTATTTAGGTGGAGTAGGCGAAAATGATGAGTATTCTGTAAATCTTGGTGAGGTGATGAATACACAAGGAACTTATTATTATGCCACCAGATTTCAATATGAAGATCAAGAATATGAATACGGTGGTTATTCTGAATCCGGTGGAGGATTTTGGGATGGAAGTGAATATAATAGTGGAGTATTAACAGTTACTAACGATCCAACACCAGCTGAAATCACATGGGCCAATCTACAATGGCCTGGTTCAGGAGAAATAGCGCCAACACAAGAGTTTTTAGTCTATGGACAGGCTTATATTGAAGGCATTACAGATCAAGAAAATCCTAGCGATGATTTGCAAGTGTGGATTGGTTATCATACGGGCAATACTGATCCTTCAGGCTGGACCAATTGGGTGTCCGCTAGTTATTTTCAAGCTGTCGGAAATAATGATGAATATGTTTTGGACCTAGGCGCTTTAATGAATACTGATGGAGCATACTATTATGCCACTAGGTTTCAATATCTAGATCAGGATTATGTTTATGGTGGATACTCCGAAGATGGAGGAGGCTTTTGGAATGGAACTGAATATGTAAATGGTGAACTTACAGTGAACTCATCTTCAGTAGATGAAATAACTTGGGCCAATCTACAATGGCCTGGTGCTGGTGAAATTGAAGTGGAAACCGAATTTTTAGTCTATGGTCAAGCCTATATTGAGGGCATTACTGGTCAAGACGAGCCTTCTTCTGATTTAGAAGTTTGGGTGGGCTATCATGATGATGATACCGACCCTTCAACTTGGACCAACTGGATTGCTGCTGATTACTTCCAAGCTGTTGGAGATAATGATGAATATGTTTTAGACTTAGGTGCATTGATGGATGTGGAAGGGGAGTATTATTATGCCACCAGATTCCAATATCTAGATCAAGCTTTTGTTTATGGTGGATACTCCGAAGATGGAGGAGGTTTCTGGAATGGAACTGAAAATATAAATGGAATGCTCACGGTTACAGAGGCAACGCCTGATGTGATTGGCTGGGCTAATCTTCAGCATCCTGCTACAGGAGAAATTGAGCCTCTAAACGAATTTGTAGTTTATGGACAAGCCTGGATTGAAGGCGTAAGCAACCAAGCAGATTCTTTAATTGATTTAAGAGCTTGGGTAGGTTATAGTTTAGATGATACAGAGCCACAAACCTGGACCAATTGGATTCCGGCCTATTATTTAGGCGCCTCCGGAAATAACGATGAATATTCTGTTGACCTTGGAAGCCTCATGACCGATGAAGGAGTTTATTATTATGCCACACGTTTTCAATATTTCGATCAGGAAATGGTTTATGGTGGTTATTCTGCTACTAATGGTGGTTTCTGGGATGGTGTTGATAATGTCAGTGGTATTTTGACAGTTACCAATACTCCAACTCCTGATACCATAGGCTGGGCTAATATTCAATGGCCTCCTCAGGGAGAAATATTACCTGAAGAAGATTTTACCGTTTATGGGCAGGCATATATTGATGGTATTACTAGTGAATCAGATTCATTAACCGAACTTAAAGCATGGATCGGCATAAGTTCTGATGATAGCAATCCTGAAACATGGAGCGAATGGATTCCTGCTTATTATCAAGGAGAGGATGGCGATAATGATGAATATTCTGCCAATATTGGAATTCTAATGGACGAGATCGGAACTTATTATTATGCCACTCGCTTTCAATACCAAGATCAAGAAATAGTTTTTGGTGGCTATTCTGAAGAGGGTGGAGGATTTTGGGATGGAGCAAGTAATGTAAATGGGATATTAACAGTTACAGAGACTCCTGCACCAGATAGCATTGGTTGGGCCAATTTACAATGGCCTCCAGATGCTTCTATCGAACCTAATTCCGAATTTATAATTTATGGACAAGCCTATATCGATGGAATCACCCAAAGTGAGGATTCTCTTGTAGAGCTTCAAGCTTGGATTGGATATAGTTCAGACGATACTGCTCCTTCTTCTTGGACCACTTGGTATCCTGCTTATTATTTGGGCAATGATGGGAATAATGATGAGTATTCAGGAAATATTGGAACATATATTAGCGATGTCGGAACTTATTATTATGCCACTCGCTTTCAATACCAAGATCAAGATTTTGTTTATGGAGGTTTTTCTGATTCCGATGGCGGTTTTTGGGATGGTATAAATAATGTAAATGGAATACTCACTGTTACAGAAGAATTACAAGCATTCCCTGTAAACTTCAATGTTATTGATGCCACACACCTTTATAATAACATCAAGCTAAAAGGAGAAATGACTGCATGGGAAACACAAGCCATGACTCAAGATGGTGAAAATTGGTCTTTAACATTGGATGTTTTTCCTGGAACTTATGAATGGGGAGTATTAGAAGATGATGGTAGCTCCAATGGTATTTGGTTGGTAATTGGTGATAACCTAGTTGTAAATGTTGATAGTGAAGGAGTGGTTTCTGGAGATACTACTTATGTCATTACTTTTGTAGGGACCGAAGCATTAGAATTACAAACTCAGTTTTATCCCAACCCAGTACAGGATTTACTATTCATCCAATCCAACTCCATTACTCCAGTCGATTATCAGATTTTAAATGCTTTAGGAAGTTTGAAAGCTTCTGGTATTTTAGAATCCTCAAAATCGAGTATCGATTGTTCTTCATTAGAAAGTGGAATATATTTTATAAAACTGAATGATTCTCATAATCAGGCCAGTATTAAAATCATCAAACAATAA